Below is a genomic region from Brassica rapa cultivar Chiifu-401-42 chromosome A08, CAAS_Brap_v3.01, whole genome shotgun sequence.
CCGCTGTTAATACTCTCCTCTCTGTAAGTCTTATCTGATTGGTTTATTATGTATTATGAGTGTGAGTGTAGTAAGTGTTTTGAGTTTGAAGCtgtttttgatttgattcatttaGGGGAAACAAAGAATCTCAGAAGGGAAGAAAGAGAGCAATGTTTTGGAAGATGAGATAAGCTATTTGATTGAGAAACTAAATGAGTTAAAGTCTCCAAAGGTCAATAAGGACATGGAAGAAGCTAGAAACTTCAGACATAACTTTGACAAGAAAGCTTCTGTTTTAAGAAGAGAGCTGGAGAAGTTGGATGAAGGAGAGGTTTGTGTTCAAGGGATTCAGAAAATGGCTGAGGCTAGCTTCTTGGTCAACAGCAATAACGGCAATGTGAGTGACAACTAAGATTActctagtctttttttttttttgcatgatctTGACTTGTTGATTTCTTTTGCAGATAGATACATTGAGTAATAAAATGGAGGCGTTGTCGATTCTCTCCAAAACCATTGATCTTCAAGATGTATCTGTACAAGACAAGTATACTAAGAAAGACTGTTCTAGACATTGCAAAGCAGTTATGAGAAAGATCGCGGATCAAGTGAGAGCAGAAGCTGAGCAATGGTCACAAATGCAAGAGATGTTGGGTCAAGTGAGGAATGAAATGGAGGAACTTCAATCTTGTCGTGATTTCTGGCAAAACCGCGCTCTCGAATCAGATTCTCAGATACAGAATCTACATTCCTCTGTAAGATTGAATTCATGTTGATGTAACATAACTTCATACAAGTTTTGATTAGGAGCTTCGGCCCCGAACCTcctggtaaaaaaaaataaaagataaaagaaatatattGAAGATCCTTTCTTTTTATGGATCTGTTTTAGGTTGAAGGTTGGAGAAAAAAGGCTTTATCATCAGAAGCAAAGCTTAAGAACATACAAGCAGAGGTTTGCGGGCTACAGGAAGAGATCAAAAGATTGAGGAAGGAAGGTAATAAGTTAGAACCAGAGAAGAACAAGTTGCCAACAGAGTCAGAGAAGAGAGTATTGATTTGTAGGTTGAAAGAAAACAGACATAGCAACAATGGAGATTGGTCTAAGTACAGTGAAGGAAGAACAGCAAAACCGTCGTGCTCAAGACAGCCTTTGAGAGAGATTAAAAACGGTTCAGTGGCAGTAACAAGGCAGAGAAACACTACAATGTCATGAAAATGtaaccttgttttttttttttctgacaaaaaaaaacagattcttTTCTGGTTATCTATGGTTAATAAATTCAAATTGAGTTCATGAAAACTTGGGTGAACCAATGTCAACTTCAAATTCACCATAAAATATGGGTTATTTTGTCAAAACCCCTTAATCCAGTGGTTTGATTGACGAAGATTTGAGTTTtaaacctttttattttttgttcaaagaGTTTTAAACCTTATAAAATGCGATTAATAGTCGTTTATGCTACACTAATAGAAAAAGGTCTACATGATATCCATGTTCTAAAATACGGGCGCGTAGCCGCTTTTACGTCTGCGTTTACGTGACACGGTGTGGGCCTTGGCGAATAAGGCCAACTCGTCTCCATTACACGGCTGTCCGATTTAAGTCCGAGTTGAGCGTGGAAGTGTATTACGCGGCCGTTTAATATGTAAAACGTTGGGTCCAAAAACTTTTTCTTACGCGGATTATCACATTTGTGGCTCAAAATTGTTTTGGCCCATTCCACTAAAAAGCTTAATTGTCCCAATAACATATCTTTGGATTATGTTGAAATCAAAACTGAAATCTTAACTTTATTGTCTCTACTGAACTGAAGCTTACGGCTGGTGGGGCATTATACTTGTTatcgtctttttttttgtggattGGCAAGGTTCTACAATGGCTAAAGTTTACTGTCTTGCCTataaaagaagaaacaagaattatGATATACGATCTAGTTTGGTATTTGATGAatcttttacatattttaaatttataatttactaAAAACTACTCCTCGAGTTTATCCTGATTTTCAAGTAACTTTTTAGGTCCAAGATTGCCGCACAGATAGGGCCTAGCGCGATTCCAAACAGGACATGATATCTTCATCATAATGCAGGTAGCCATGCTACGTGCCATGTGGATCTTCGTCGCCATGTGGATCTTCATAAAATGGAAATACAACTCATTGTGGTGATATTGTTGGTAGAATTGTTATACctaaattatcataaaacttACTTTTTCCGTTTAAATATACTTGATGTTTTagagaagttttgttgtttcataatatatgatgtttgcACAGATCAATGtaactttaactttatcaaaaaactgtgtaaccaattaagtttttattatttctatttataattaataaactagtttcaaattgtaatttaataatacttttgattaaaaatagtttttcttaatctacgtgcatcggaataaaaacatcaaataatatgGAATGGAGGGAGTATTAGATTTGTTGGTGGTAGAATCGTATTCTAAAGAATTTTATCCACTCTTTGAAAACATAAACTTGTTTTgattgaatatttattaaaagttaagaatttttttaattgattaataaattactacaattaaacatgttttttgttttggtttttaacTAAATGAGTTTATAATGAGTAAACGTAGGAACGTGATTAAGAGGAGTCACACACTTGGCAGGGAGCAATCCCGTGGAAAACTCTAACGAACCCTCCCAAAAATGGCGCGCTTGGAAACCGAAACAAAATGCAGAAAAGCTAACAAAATATCAGTTTTGAACATTTCATAcacagaaaaaaagagagaagaccTGTAAGAAGAATGAGCAGCGAAGAAGAGAAGACGGTGTGTGTGACAGGAGCTTCAGGTTACATTGCTTCATGGATCGTCAAGCTTCTCCTTCTCCGCGGCTACACCGTTAAAGCCTCTGTTCGTGATCCAAGTCTGTCTCTTTTCTCTATTAAATTTCATTCCAAAACAACGTGTATCTTATAATATCTCTTACGTTTAGATagaatattcatttttaatgaaatttgaaCGCATATGAAATGATTAGAGATGTAGATAATTTAAGATTTTATAGATTGGttatatatgtatgtgtgtATATGGTTTAATGTAACAGATGATCCGAGAAAAACAGAGCATTTGCTTGCGTTAGAAGGTGCAGAGGAAAGGCTTCAATTATTCAAAGCAAACTTGTTAGAAGAAGGCTCTTTCGATTCAGCAATCGATGGTTGCCAAGGAGTTTTCCACACCGCCTCACCGTTCTATCACGATGTCAAAGATCCTCAGGCTGAGTTACTTGATCCAGCGGTGAAAGGAACAATCAATGTTCTAAGCACTTGCTTGAAGACTCCCTCTGTTAAGAGAGTCGTCTTAACCTCATCTATAGCAGCTGTTGCTTTCAATGGCATGCCTCGAACACCCGATACCATAGTTGATGAAACTTGGTTCGCCGATCCTGATTATTGCAGAGCTGCCAaggtgaattaaaaaaaaaaaagaacaacttAGGGTTGCGTGGTGTACACGCTATCACTATGTTTTTGCTGAAacactgttttttttcttttcttttttattaaagCTATGGTATGTACTCTCCAAGACATTAGCTGAAAACGCAGCGTGGAAGTTCGCGAAAGAGAACGATATGCAGTTAGTTTCGATAAACGCAGCAATGGTGATTGGTCCTCTGTTACAGCCAACGCTCAACACTAGTGCTGCTGCAGTACTAAGCTTGATCAAAGGTGAAGAAAAGATAGAACAATTGCTTGATTTAGACGTGTACTAAGTTTGAAACATTGGTTTACATTTTCAGGAGCACAGACGTTTCCTAATGCGACATTCGGGTGGGTTAATGTTAAAGATGTAGCCAACGCTCATATCCAAGCGTTTGAGAATCCAGAAGCTAATGGAAGATACTGTTTAGTGGAGAGAGTTGCTCATTACTCTGAGGTTGTTAACATTTTGCATGATCTTTATCCTGATTTTCAACTCCCTGAGAAGTAAGTCTCTCTTTTATAAATTGTTAACTAAAGACAAGATCTTTGATTAGAATCTACTGAAATTGTTGTTCCAGGTGTGCAGATGAAAAGATATTTATTCCAACCTACAAAGTGTCTAAAGAGAAAGCAGAGTCTCTTGGGGTTGAGTTTGTGCCATTGGAGGTTAGCATAAAGGAGACTGTTGAGAGTTTGCAAGACAAAGGGTTCATCAGATTCTGAGTTTCATCCCCAATATTAACTCAAACCAGAACCAGACTTGAATAGGTTTGTGTTTTACTCTCATGTGTCTTATTTATTTGTGGTTATTTTTCCTTTATTCAAATCTGAGTGCATGTGTTGCCTATGATATTGTGAACATTTTTTTAATCCTTTGGGACTATTTTTTCTTGATCCGCGCAACCCCATGGGTATTGGctcttacatttttatacattgatatttgttttttttcataattagtgttatatattttagatgaatcataatataactaattgtattcaaaagaccTCTACCGAGTCGgttaatatggttattttttgTACAAATATCTGAACCCGTTTTAGATACagttgttatttagatatttttaggttcctACACATCAGAACGGaattcatccgaggcctaattttttttcaaaaaaatgataCTCAAAAGATCAACATATATCTAAATGGATAGATAATGTGCATGTCTAACTgattatataaactaataaaaatgaatctttCTATATGTTtgactaaattaagtgaaatagaaaaaaaattttctttagtaaaatattatatggagtgaaaaattaagtgacaataaatgtaatacatttttaatagtttgatttaagttattattttattcacaaaaacatGCCTTATTATTTGTGCcaataaatgtaatacatttcttttaaaacccagttattttatatttttgattttataattggcacaaagttaatgttgattaactaataaataaaattctgcattattattatgttaatatatttaatgatttgatgtattgttaaattaatataattaatgaaattgttaaactgaatgaaatatgaaaaaaaaaaattattatattagtgaaattactaaaaagacactataattttgttaataattatatctatgtttctaaacaattctcatttataatggtattcatattttcaaacaataccaaaatgtacttcagttttaatagattagatgagTCTATATGTCAACAAGTGATATTTGCCTCATTATCACCTTTTCTCTCTCTACACAAATGTTCTCATTATGAGGAATAAGTAACAAAAATAACATAAGATGACTTTTGCGATTTAAGTTTTATTCAAGCAATAATAGGATCTTGTGTGTGTTTGCAatgttttatgaaaaaaatctaaaaggaGGATAATCATTTAGATGATCCAGTTGCTGTCATTTTTCATCTCTGATTCCTCTGACCATGTTTGTTGCACATTTTCCCACACAAGTCCTTCATTTTCCTGCAGATTGCAATACATTTTCAGTACTCAAGAAACTGAATCTACtcttctatatttatatatactagtGATAAGTGCAAACACCTCTTGATCTTCTCTTACCTTTGAGATGAATCTAACAGTTGTTGTGCAGCATTTCCTTTCATTCCCTGCAATATATATCCGCAATCTGAATATCAACAATTAAGGAAGAGAATAGTTCATTTATATGGGTTTTGTGTAGCATGTTAAGGCCTTTCATTACCAGTTTGTTCCCACTTATCAAGCTTTACCATCCAAGTCCCGTGAGTAGTCTCTGTTGCCAGAACCTGATCTGTCCAAACCCGAAACTTCTTGTCCTTTTTGTCTCCATGATACTTTCCAAGCTCATCAATGGTGTCTATCAGAGATTTTTCAGCACCAGATGGATGAACAAAGACAGCAGCAGGATGCTGAATGTGGTTTTTGACAAAAGGATAATATCATCATTAATTAGTAAGATTTGGGGATAAAGAGAGAAACAAGGGTTATAACTATATATACTCACACATGAAGCTTTGAGACTTGCTATGTATGCATCACAGTTCTCAACTTCACCTCTTCTCCATCTCTCATAGAACAAGAAAAACATGACAACCTCATGACCCGGGTTCACATTATCCTCCTTGCACTCGAATAAGTCAGAAACATCTCTAGGAGAAAGATTTGGACCAAGCTCAAAATGACCAATGGCTTCTAAAATCCCACCCACACACCTCTCACTCGCGTGGATTATCTTTGCATTGTCTTTCGCATTCTCTGCATACCACTCTAATAACTCCTCTTGAGAGTTTCTCACCTGTGATAACAATAAAAGATATTTCAAAACATGAAAAGAACAAAACAGAGATTCAAGATGGTGAAACTAACCATGACACCATAAACATTAGGAATGGTAAAGAGCTCGGTGTCGTTTCCAGAGTCACCACAGACAAGAGTATTAACGGGAAGCCTCCCTTCAGCCTTGAGCTTGTTAAGAAGATAAGCAAGAGCTTGTCCTTTTCCTCCACCTTTTGGTAAAACATCTAAAGCTTTTCCTCCGCTGAAAATGATTTTGATCtccaactaaaaaaaaaaaaatacaccatCATATACCATGTTGTGAGAGTAAACAGACAAGATTAAACAATGGTAATTACTCCACGTTTCTCCAGCCGTTGGTATAGCTCCTTGGTCACTTGTTGAGCCTTACTCTTGTCAATGAAGAAGCTAACCTTGTTTGGTCTCTGGTCACAATCTCTCTGCATTAAATGAAACACAATGTTCTTTCATCACAAAACCATGATACTATAGAGACTTTGTTTATGTTAATCAGACAGTAACCTGAAGAGTTAACTCAGGGAACTTGCTGGTTTCTTCTTCGACGATTCCTCGGTCCCATTTATGGTTCATGATTTCAACCCAACTATCATCAGTAACCATGGACTTGCCATAAGCTATCTCAGTTCCTACAGAGGTAATGATAACATCAGGAGTTAACATTGGTCTCTCTTTCCTCAGTTTCTTGTACATGGGCAGTGTTCTTCCTGTTGAGAAAACAAGAAGAGAGTCGTGGCGAAAAGCTTCTTCCCACAGTGAACTGAACCTCAGTAAAGAGAGATTCTCAGGATCATTATGATGATCAACCTtcaagaagacaaaaaaaaaagacatcaaGAATCAAGATTCAGAGCAAAAGATCATGATCAAACTTCAAGAACACAGAAACTACAGATCAAGAATCAACTTTTAGAGCCAAAAGAAAAGTTTGTTAACTGGTGTTTTGTACCATTGTATCATCAAGATCCGAGACTATCATGAGACGAGGAGGAGATGTTAGCCGCTCCATGGTTAGAAAATCAGCTTCTTGGAGACTGAATCGTTTAAATCAAGAAATATAATAAGATCACTGAAATCAAGAAATGAGATCATCGAGAGCCATTAAAAACTAGGGTTCTTTGGTGAGATGAGAAAGCTAAAGCTTGTAAGGGGAGATTCTAGATCGGAGACAAACCTGAGGGTTAGAAAGCACGTTTTGGtgtaagagaagaagaagaagaagaagaagaagaagaagctttggTTTTGAGAAATTGAGAGTGAGGGTAGAGCGGGGAAGAACAAGTAAACATTTCCCTAAACtttatttaaattgttttttttttttttgtattttcttccactgattattattttctttctccTTTCTTCCATGGAATATTCCCTTTTCCACGTTATATACCTACTTATttactttaataaaatataatctaaaatgTCGTATTTCTCCATTTTCAGGGGGAAAATTGACAAAATAACCCTTAACTTTTAAGAATAAGTCAAAATATCTTCAACTCATAAACACGTCATTTTAACCTTCAACTTCTAGTCAAAAcacgaataaatctcatacttTCGTTGACCAAGCCATTTCAGTCTCGTCAAAAGTCAACCGTTCAGTGTTGTTCGTTATATTTAACGGTTGGCTTTTAATGAGATCAAAATAACTTGGTCAACAAAAGTATGAGATTTTTTGTTGTTCCAATTTGAAATTTGAGGATTAAAATTGcttacttaaaattttattaataaagaaCTGCTGCTTTTTattacaataaaattatagtttttcatATCGATTGTAATCACGAACTTAATAAAATATGTTCAAATAagcttatttataatatttaaaaatgaattaaaaactaaaatttgttataattaGAATATGAAGCAAGTGAGAAATGCAGAAGGCAAGTTCGTGAAATGGATCTTCGGTTGACTACAACAACAATTTTTAACtaagatatttttaaatgagCAATTTAATCCTCAACTTTTAAATTGGAACAAGAAAAATCTTATATTTGTGTTGATCAAGCCATTTTGATCTCATTAAAAGTCAACCGTTAAATATAACTAACGACACTAAACAGTTGACTTTTGACGaaaatatgagatttattcatgTTTGACTAGAAGTTGAAGGTTAAAAGGGCGTGTTTGTGAGTTGAAGATTTTTTTGGCTTATTTTCGAAAGTTTGGGAATATTTCAGGCAGAAGAAGTTAGAGAATTGATTGATGTGTTGCAAAGTAATTATTTCTAAATCATAATGTATTCCTATCATGCTTTTTTgggaattatttttttataccaaaaaacaggtACATTGTCCCATTAGGCTAATTCCAAAGTGTAATTGTTTTATTAGGCTAATACTTTTTTAATTGTCTATTATACCTCTAAATCAActtaattaaaattcaaaacaaattaatttagtttattatatatgttaagaaaataaagaaattaaatAGAATATTTCCAAAATGGTAACATAATATTTCCTAGCcacaattttgtttttgtacaaaaattgttttttttttcaaaaatgttaacaatatattttcaaatattttcataaatacacTTATCaaattttcagaatttttaataattattataaaatctGCATTTTACTATGCGTAAAATCTATTTAACCCAGTTGAGATCtgtttctacatgttttagattttgagTAATGTGTATATTGTTGGCTCTACATATTTTAGAGAGATAGGCAAAATGCAGATTGTgtattccaaatatttttagattactATTATTTCCGTTGATCATTTATTCTAATCTTAttagatttaatgaaaaatttagATGACTTATTCAAATCATAGTAGATCAAATGAAAAACGTGGATTTCATTTTTTACTTTGTAAAATGTGCATTCTACAGTTCATATAacgaaattttaaatttttatttaaacatttttagaacaaaataaataccTCTACAttggtatatatatgtatttacaatccagtttctatttttttccttttttttgtaaaacaatttttttttataaatagaaaaGGGAATTATAGGTAAAACTAATACAAACTTGAGATTAGCCTGATGGGACAATATACTTATCTTtgtcttaaaaaaaattttttttgcctTTTCGACTCCTATTAtgcttaattaattttatatattaaaacagaagtcacaaccttgctttatgtgtgattttttaaaaaatgaacatAATGGATCTAttcctagaaagtcatgttacatttaatctctaattgTATCATTCTAATTTTGGGCCAACCAaaaatttttattgggctatcaataattggatttaaacaatagatgatccattggatttatagatagtataaattaaatggATATTATTTAATGTTATAATAGTATACTTCCATatgttattatttaaatatctatcgatcttaacttttaaaattataaatatttttaaataacaaaaatcatattatctaacaatgattaatatttactaccttaaaccaatgaaaagaaaatttaaactatatagtttattttaaaaattaaacaaaaactaaatgtttagtTATTTACTCGATAACATAAATCTACGAAGcgaaagtttaattttttaaaaactttctaaatttgtgaaatgttacaatatttttgaatataacaatataacaatattttactaatctttatataatagctatgattttaataatgaaataataatcagaaaagtatatatagaagaagatacaaatacatgtgaaagtttgaaacaatctattcaatgaaaaaatatacccTAAACTTATTATGGTCGCAACTGGAATAACATTTTTTGGAATAAAATCATTTGGAATTAGAGCTgggaattttaataaatgtcCGCGGACCCCGCCCTGTTTGACCCGCTGCAGGGCGGGTGAGGGTCGaacaatttgaaaattttcaataGCGGGTACGGGTGCGGGTCGAGATTATTTTAAGCTGGTCGGGTGCGGGTTAGCCGAATTTGGGTCGCCAGTACTCGCTAACccccaaattttaaaaaagacattttttgaaaaaaaaatgtctttttaattttaaatatattattttaatatgtttttaaaattaatttttttaactatataattattatttttaattaaaatattttttaatataattaatattacccGCGGGTTTGGCGGGCTACCCGCGAGTTTTTGTGGGGCGGGTGCggatagaaatttttttgtttgcggGTTATGCGAGAcgattttttgaataaaaaaagattCAATCCGCAACGGGGCAGGGCGGATTGACCCGCAAATCCATCACTATTTGGAATGGATCATTCCATGGGATTCCATAAATTAGTTACGAGTTATTATGAAAGCTTTCCAAACACAATTCCACTTATTCCATTTTtggaatgaaacaaaaaaataaatcatttgtAAAAGTCATtctttttatagttattttcaGAAATAGACATTTCTGACTTTTTATATCACAAGGTCACTTTCAGCTCCTAAGACCATCTTTATCGGTGTCCTTAGACAGAGTCCTAAACTATATTGGGCTGAGAAATAAATGTAAAATGCAGAAATTACAAAGAAACGGAAGTCATTTGTCCTTAATTAAGAAGTTTTTTGAGATGGTCCTTAGTGACAGCTGGCGAGCTtttttcttcctcctcctctgatGATTGAACAATGGCGTTCTATCTATCCATTTCTCGTAACCCTTAAACCCTTCTAAAGCCATTTAGTTTAGTGAAACAGAAGTAAGAGAAAATCATCTCGTTCCACGAAAAGATTCGATTCAGGTATTAAACTCTCTTACGGAACCAAGCCATAGGGTTGATGAATTGCATTCTGCTTTGCTTAAGAACAGTAGCTCACAGCTTCTAGTCAATGATTCATACGATGTTGGTGTTTAGAGTGCTCCAAAGGTTGAACAAGTATACATTTTAGATATGGATTCGGTGGAGAAGTTGGCTCAAAAGTCAATGGGGGCTATTGATTTAGTTGCACACCAGCTGTTTGATCAAATGTGtttaagaggaagaagagagaaaagcaGAAGATCGTGAGTAAAATGCTAAAGACATTGGAGAATGCAAAAGGTGTTGATGGGAAAGGGACTCTCGGGTTTATCTATTTGTGTTAGAGTGTGGTGTCTTCGTTAAGCTAGCTAAGTGGAATAGATTGGAGACTTGTCATGTATATGGTTGGCTGATGAGAGTGATAGGTGTTGGTGATGTCAAGTTTGTCAAGAACCAGAATGCAAGTTTGCTATCTGTTGTGGGTGTGATGAACCTTGCTGGCCACGAAGTGCTAGATATGCAGGaatgtttttataaaacatGGAAGGATAAGTACAAAAAGATAGAGCACAAGGAATGTTCCAAGAGTTGGTTCGTTTTATTTTCAGAATCAAACGTAATACAAGTTCTGCTTCTTCACAAATTTCACATTCTTCAACAAATGAATTTCACCTTCTTCAACAAATGAATTTCACTTTCTTCAACAAATGAATTTACCCTAAGGACCAACATTAAGTCCCAccaatcctactatataaaagaaactaaattggAGTTCTCTAAACACTGCCACATGGACACAAATATTTCTAGCCAATTAAACTGCCATGTCATTCCGAATTagacttgaaaaaaaaaattaagttagcTGCCCAATCCATTTAAACC
It encodes:
- the LOC103832864 gene encoding golgin subfamily A member 5; translation: MERRNEQTMIKRSKWQYPQVGLPTPRILQLPRRQSVRRSAAKGKTTTPSSSSSSSYSSSTQKDQRVKLEVLFHQERSFDRGGGPVVMDEGRRREKVAEGREIGGASSNEVDEAKWRFQTEMLRSECNLLRIEKEIALKKMERRKKRMEKTLRSAVNTLLSGKQRISEGKKESNVLEDEISYLIEKLNELKSPKVNKDMEEARNFRHNFDKKASVLRRELEKLDEGEVCVQGIQKMAEASFLVNSNNGNIDTLSNKMEALSILSKTIDLQDVSVQDKYTKKDCSRHCKAVMRKIADQVRAEAEQWSQMQEMLGQVRNEMEELQSCRDFWQNRALESDSQIQNLHSSVEGWRKKALSSEAKLKNIQAEVCGLQEEIKRLRKEGNKLEPEKNKLPTESEKRVLICRLKENRHSNNGDWSKYSEGRTAKPSCSRQPLREIKNGSVAVTRQRNTTMS
- the LOC103832863 gene encoding cinnamoyl-CoA reductase 1, with the translated sequence MSSEEEKTVCVTGASGYIASWIVKLLLLRGYTVKASVRDPNDPRKTEHLLALEGAEERLQLFKANLLEEGSFDSAIDGCQGVFHTASPFYHDVKDPQAELLDPAVKGTINVLSTCLKTPSVKRVVLTSSIAAVAFNGMPRTPDTIVDETWFADPDYCRAAKLWYVLSKTLAENAAWKFAKENDMQLVSINAAMVIGPLLQPTLNTSAAAVLSLIKGAQTFPNATFGWVNVKDVANAHIQAFENPEANGRYCLVERVAHYSEVVNILHDLYPDFQLPEKCADEKIFIPTYKVSKEKAESLGVEFVPLEVSIKETVESLQDKGFIRF
- the LOC103832861 gene encoding probable sucrose-phosphatase 1 → MERLTSPPRLMIVSDLDDTMVDHHNDPENLSLLRFSSLWEEAFRHDSLLVFSTGRTLPMYKKLRKERPMLTPDVIITSVGTEIAYGKSMVTDDSWVEIMNHKWDRGIVEEETSKFPELTLQRDCDQRPNKVSFFIDKSKAQQVTKELYQRLEKRGLEIKIIFSGGKALDVLPKGGGKGQALAYLLNKLKAEGRLPVNTLVCGDSGNDTELFTIPNVYGVMVRNSQEELLEWYAENAKDNAKIIHASERCVGGILEAIGHFELGPNLSPRDVSDLFECKEDNVNPGHEVVMFFLFYERWRRGEVENCDAYIASLKASCHPAAVFVHPSGAEKSLIDTIDELGKYHGDKKDKKFRVWTDQVLATETTHGTWMVKLDKWEQTGNERKCCTTTVRFISKENEGLVWENVQQTWSEESEMKNDSNWII